In Camelus bactrianus isolate YW-2024 breed Bactrian camel chromosome 28, ASM4877302v1, whole genome shotgun sequence, a single window of DNA contains:
- the PROM2 gene encoding prominin-2 — MVRAPGLLAPLLGLGLGLALSPLGAAAGDCGTLGRAERLAFAPAARARWMAPLVRAPGPLDPLYGTVRRFLSVVQLNPFPAELVKALLNDPSSMKVDEVVRYEAGYVVCAVIAGLYLLVVPITGLCFCCCRCRRRCGGRVKMEHKAMACQRGILMVFLLLTTLVLLIGMVCAFVTNQRTHEQMGPSAEAVPETLLSLQGLVSDVPQELQAVAQQFSLPQKRVLEELDGVGMSIGNTIHTQLKSTVYEVLASVLSLGQALQVSVDHLRALNATSVELRKGQQALGPAVQGHQERLLALLQESSCQGCAEALNRTRALKLGADFSQVPPVDNVLHRLKDVPEANFSSMVQEENSTFNALPLLAALQMADVVRELKKVVAQQPRGLRTLVEAFPGWEAASRWSQALEEAEQGSRPYLKEVQRYEKYRWTVGCVLCSVVLLVVVCNLLGLNLGIWGLSAREDPGHSEAKGEAGARFLMMGVGFSFLFATPLILLVFTTFLVGGNMQTLVCRSWESGKLYEFADTPGNLPSSMNLSQLLGLKKNISILLAYQQCKQGAALWKVLQLNDSYDLEKHLDISQYTTKLQQELQKIKVDVKNLDLLSPAARQDLEALQSSGLENIPYPGFLVEIQKPVVNTSMEKLAQELEGLSQTQGNSMLRQQLQKEAQGLRSLHQEKVLPQQSLVAKLNFSVRALASSAPYLQLETSGVLDNVTHLKGELPAWATSILKNESECFLTREMDYFSQYVAWVREEVTQHIATCQPLSGALDNGRVILCDMVADPWNAFWFCLAGCTFFLIPSIIFAVKTSKYFRPIRKRLSSTSSEETQLFHIPRVTSLKL; from the exons ATGGTGCGCGCGCCCGGCCTCCTGGCGCCCCTGCTGGGCCTAGGCCTGGGGCTGGCCCTGAGCCCGCTGGGGGCGGCTGCGGGGGACTGCGGGACCCTCGGCCGGGCGGAGCGCCTGGCGTTCGCCCCGGCGGCCAGGGCCCGCTGGATGGCCCCTCTCGTCCGCGCACCGGGGCCCCTGGACCCTCTCTACGGCACCGTGCGCCGCTTCCTCTCCGTGGTGCAGCTCAACCCCTTTCCCGCCG AGTTGGTAAAGGCCCTGCTGAATGATCCGTCCTCCATGAAGGTGGATGAG GTGGTGCGGTACGAGGCGGGCTACGTGGTGTGTGCTGTGATCGCCGGCCTCTACCTCCTGGTGGTGCCCATCACTGGGCTCTGTTTCTGTTGTTGCCGCTGTCGCCGGCGCTGTGGAGGCCGAGTGAAGATGGAGCACAAGGCCATGGCCTGCCAGCGAGGCATCCTCATGGTCTTCCTGCTGTTGACTACCCTCGTGCTGCT gATCGGCATGGTCTGCGCCTTCGTCACCAACCAGCGCACGCATGAGCAGATGGGCCCCAGTGCCGAGGCTGTGCCAGAAACTCTGCTCAGCCTCCAGGGACTGGTCTCTGATGTCCCTCAG GAGCTGCAGGCCGTGGCACAGCAGTTTTCCCTTCCTCAGAAGCGagtcttggaggaactggatg GTGTCGGCATGAGCATTGGGAACACGATCCACACCCAGCTCAAGAGCACGGTGTATGAGGTGCTGGCCTCAGTGCTCAGCCTGGGCCAAG CCCTGCAGGTCTCCGTGGACCACCTCCGAGCCCTGAATGCCACCTCCGTGGAACTGCGGAAGGGGCAGCAGGCCTTGGGGCCGGCTGTCCAGGGGCACCAGGAGCGCCTCCTGGCCCTGCTGCAGGAGTCCAGCTGCCAGGGCTGCGCAGAGGCCCTCAACAGAACCCGTGCGCTGAAGCTGGGAGCCGACTTCAGCCAG GTGCCCCCAGTGGACAACGTCCTGCATCGGCTAAAAGATGTCCCAGAGGCTAACTTCTCCAGCATGGTCCAGGAG GAGAACAGTACCTTCAATGCCCTCCCGCTCCTGGCTGCCTTGCAGATGGCCGACGTGGTCAGAG AGCTGAAGAAGGTGGTGGCCCAGCAGCCTAGAGGGCTGAGGACGCTGGTCGAAGCATTCCCGGGCTGGGAGGCAGCTTCTCGCTGGAGCCAGGCACTGGAGGAGGCGGAACAGGGCAGCCGCCCCTACCTGAAGGAGGTGCAGAGATACGAGAAATACAG GTGGACTGTGGGCTGCGTGCTGTGCTCCGTGGTCCTGCTTGTGGTGGTCTGTAACCTGCTGGGCCTCAACCTGGGGATCTGGGGGCTCTCTGCCAGGGAGGACCCCGGCCACTCAGAAGCCAAGGGCGAGGCTGGAGCCCGCTTCCTCATGAT ggGTGTGGGTTTCAGCTTCCTCTTCGCCACACCCCTCATCCTCCTCGTCTTCACCACCTTCCTGGTGGGCGGCAACATGCAGACACTGGTGTGCCGGAGCTGGGAGAGTGGAAAGCTCTACGAG TTTGCAGACACCCCAGGGAACTTGCCCTCGTCCATGAACTTGTCCCAGCTTCTTGGCCTGAAGAAGAACATCAGCATCCTCCTGGCCTATCA ACAGTGCAAGCAAGGGGCTGCACTCTGGAAGGTCCTGCAGCTCAATGACTCCTACGACCTGGAGAAGCACCTGGATATCAGCCAG TACACCACCAAGCTGCAGCAGGAGCTGCAGAAAATCAAAGTGGACGTGAAGAATCTGGACCTGCTGAGCCCAGCTGCCCGCCAGGACCTGGAGGCCCTGCAGAGCAGTGGGCTTGAGAACATCCCCTACCCTGGTTTCCTTGTCGAG ATCCAGAAGCCTGTGGTGAACACCAGCATGGAGAAGCTGGCGCAGGAGCTAGAAGGACTGTCCCAGACCCAG GGCAATTCTATGCTGAGGCAGCAACTGCAGAAGGAGGCCCAAGGGCTCAGAAGCCTCCATCAGGAGAAGGTCCTCCCCCAGCAGAGCCTCGTG GCCAAGCTCAACTTCAGTGTCAGGGCCCTGGCATCCTCTGCCCCATATCTCCAG cTGGAGACTTCAGGTGTCCTGGACAATGTCACTCACCTGAAAGGAGAGCTGCCTGCCTGGGCCACCAGCATCCTGAAGAAT GAGAGTGAGTGTTTCCTGACCCGGGAGATGGACTACTTCTCCCAGTACGTGGCCTGGGTGAGAGAGGAG GTGACCCAGCACATTGCCACCTGCCAGCCCCTCTCTGGAGCCCTGGACAATGGCCGAGTGATCTTGTGTGACATGGTGGCTGACCCCTGG AATGCCTTCTGGTTCTGCCTCGCGGGCTGCACCTTCTTCCTGATCCCCAGCATCATCTTTGCTGTCAAGACCTCCAAATACTTCCGTCCCATCCGGAAACGCCTCAG CTCCACCAGCTCTGAGGAGACTCAGCTCTTCCACATCCCCCGGGTCACCTCCCTGAAGCTGTAG